One genomic segment of Flagellimonas marinaquae includes these proteins:
- a CDS encoding TolC family protein has product MKKLKYILVFLFVTAFAKAQQLQSYIQEAEANNPEIQAFELRYNIAEEKVNEANWIPNTEVSAGYFVSEPETRVGAQRARIGVKQMLPWFGTITARENYATAMADAEYVDITIAKRKLALSVAQSYYRLFAIRAKQAVLDENIQLLETYERLALTSVEVGKASAVDVLRLQIRQNELQQQKEVLEEEFTAEQTTFNNLLNRDAMMTVDVVPEMEIPQEDPFYTNEALSLNPELLKYDKLYESVAQSELLNQRESLPMIGFGLDYLPVTERSDVNFSDNGKDVLMPMVSVSIPIFNNRYKSISRQNELRQQEIETQREQRLNVLESAFAKAQSQRNQGRIAYNTQARNLKQAKDAEEILVKNYETVTIDFNDVLDIQELQLKFQINQIESVKTYYVQSTIINYLIK; this is encoded by the coding sequence ATGAAAAAATTAAAATATATACTGGTGTTCTTGTTTGTTACTGCTTTCGCGAAAGCGCAACAATTACAATCCTACATTCAGGAAGCTGAAGCCAACAATCCAGAAATTCAAGCCTTTGAATTGCGATACAACATCGCCGAAGAAAAGGTAAACGAAGCCAACTGGATTCCAAATACCGAAGTAAGTGCCGGCTACTTTGTGAGCGAGCCTGAAACAAGAGTGGGTGCGCAACGTGCACGAATAGGCGTAAAACAGATGTTGCCGTGGTTCGGTACTATTACAGCTCGTGAAAATTATGCCACCGCAATGGCAGATGCCGAATATGTGGACATTACGATTGCAAAGCGTAAGCTGGCACTTTCGGTCGCACAATCCTATTATCGTCTATTTGCCATAAGAGCCAAGCAAGCCGTACTGGATGAAAATATACAGCTACTGGAAACCTACGAACGACTTGCACTCACATCTGTAGAAGTGGGCAAAGCGAGTGCCGTAGATGTGTTGCGACTTCAGATTAGACAAAATGAATTACAACAACAAAAGGAAGTGCTGGAAGAAGAATTTACAGCAGAACAAACGACTTTTAACAATTTGCTCAACCGTGATGCAATGATGACGGTTGACGTTGTTCCAGAAATGGAAATTCCACAGGAAGACCCATTTTATACTAATGAAGCGCTATCACTCAATCCCGAACTGCTCAAATATGACAAACTCTATGAATCGGTAGCACAATCTGAACTGCTCAACCAGCGCGAGAGTTTGCCTATGATTGGTTTTGGTTTAGACTACCTGCCCGTAACGGAACGCAGCGATGTCAATTTCAGCGATAATGGGAAAGATGTATTGATGCCGATGGTGTCGGTTTCCATCCCCATTTTCAACAATCGCTACAAATCCATTTCAAGGCAAAATGAACTGCGACAGCAAGAAATAGAAACCCAACGGGAACAGCGATTGAATGTGCTGGAATCCGCTTTCGCGAAAGCGCAATCACAACGTAACCAAGGACGCATAGCATACAACACACAAGCTCGTAACCTGAAACAAGCCAAAGATGCCGAAGAAATTCTGGTAAAGAACTATGAGACCGTCACTATCGATTTTAATGATGTGCTGGACATTCAGGAATTGCAATTAAAGTTTCAAATAAACCAAATAGAATCTGTGAAGACCTACTATGTGCAAAGTACAATCATTAATTATTTAATTAAGTAA
- a CDS encoding YybH family protein → MNALRKTTIFALIIIATSQVFGQDTNTEKQAVLKVMKTYKDALQNLTTEGTFDLFTEDSEVFESGGVEGTYAHYIEHHLGPELGHFKKFEFSDYEIDAEVDLPYAFTTETYVYTIVLNPDDKANTRTIKKKGVATSILKKIDEKWQIVKTHSSSRNVK, encoded by the coding sequence ATGAATGCACTTAGAAAAACTACAATATTCGCATTAATTATAATAGCAACAAGCCAAGTGTTCGGACAAGATACAAACACAGAAAAGCAAGCCGTGCTTAAAGTAATGAAAACCTACAAAGATGCGCTACAAAACTTGACAACCGAAGGTACTTTTGACTTATTTACAGAAGATTCCGAGGTTTTTGAATCTGGTGGTGTTGAAGGCACCTATGCCCACTATATAGAACATCATTTGGGTCCAGAATTGGGGCATTTCAAGAAGTTTGAATTTTCAGATTATGAAATTGATGCAGAAGTAGATTTGCCCTATGCGTTTACTACCGAAACTTATGTCTACACCATAGTTCTCAATCCCGATGATAAAGCCAATACTCGAACCATAAAGAAAAAAGGGGTGGCGACTTCTATCCTTAAGAAGATAGATGAAAAATGGCAGATAGTAAAAACACATTCATCATCAAGAAATGTTAAATAA
- a CDS encoding DUF3347 domain-containing protein — MSKLKLVLGVVAIAFVTLTVVSCKDAKTESSTNSETSTEEDHSKMNHDNSDGHHDSEKKEMAMNGDGNAQAVLNDYFSLKDALVGDDNDKAKEMGGTLVKSLKSFDASKYSESEKSELNDIIEDATEHAEHISESDIKHQREHFKVLSKDVTDMVAITGTGMKLYEQFCPMYDNNKGGAWLSMNEEIRNPYFGDKMLKCGKVQREIN, encoded by the coding sequence ATGAGCAAATTAAAATTAGTATTAGGAGTGGTTGCAATAGCATTTGTAACCTTAACAGTAGTGTCTTGTAAAGATGCTAAAACAGAAAGCAGTACCAATTCTGAAACGAGTACTGAGGAAGACCATTCAAAAATGAACCACGATAATTCCGATGGGCATCATGATAGCGAGAAAAAGGAAATGGCAATGAACGGAGATGGGAATGCACAAGCGGTTCTTAATGACTATTTCAGTCTTAAAGATGCCCTCGTAGGCGATGATAATGATAAAGCAAAGGAAATGGGAGGCACATTGGTTAAATCTCTTAAATCTTTTGATGCATCAAAATATTCTGAAAGTGAAAAATCAGAATTGAATGACATTATCGAAGATGCTACGGAACACGCAGAGCATATTTCAGAAAGTGACATCAAACATCAGCGTGAGCATTTCAAAGTATTGAGTAAAGATGTTACAGATATGGTTGCCATTACGGGAACAGGGATGAAGCTTTATGAGCAATTCTGCCCAATGTATGATAACAATAAAGGTGGTGCTTGGCTTAGTATGAACGAAGAAATTAGAAACCCCTATTTCGGTGATAAAATGTTGAAATGCGGTAAAGTACAGCGAGAAATCAACTAA
- a CDS encoding efflux RND transporter permease subunit: MLNKSIKFLIENKLVAVLLLALFVGWGVVNAPFNWETGFLPTDPVAVDAIPDIGENQQIVFTKWQGRSPQDIEDQITYPLTTSLLGIPGVKTIRSSSMFGFSSIYIIFEEDIEFYWSRSRILEKLNSLPANLLPDGVNPSLGPDATGLGQIFWYTLEGRDKDGNVTGGWDLQELRSIQDYYVKYGLSSASGVSEVASIGGYVQEYQVDIDPEKMRQYNVSMGDVVKAVKQSNQDIGAQTLEINQAEYLVRGLGYVKSIADIESAVVDSENFTSIRIKDVANVHLGPAARRGILDKEGAEVVGGVVVARYGANPLEVINNVKAQIAEISSGLPTKTLSDGRTSQVTIVPFYDRTELIQETLGTLNEALTLEILITILVIIIMVFNLRASILISGLLPVAVLMVFITMKLFNVDANIVALSGIAIAIGTMVDVGVILAENMIRHLEDEKLRLNENGKEYTTNEIIYNATAEVSGAILTAVLTTIISFLPVFTMIGAEGKLFRPLAFTKTMALTASLIIALFLIPPIAAFLFRKTSVRERTQYAINGLLVLLGILAIIYGFWLGLILIAFAITSFLKIRGTLSKKRKNLLDIIISSIAIVVLLAEYWRPLGFDRSIVMNLIFVSIICFGLLGVFSIFRIYYERILRWALQNRYLFLIVPLTVLTLGIIIMRNTGKEFMPALNEGSFLLMPTSLPHAGVEENKRVLQQLDMAVASIPEIETVVGKAGRTESALDPAPLSMYENVIQYKSEYMRNSSGERQRYKVNDDGLFVLKNNKFIINPNNEIDEGVNYAETSLKTTATREDLIEDDDGEYYRNWRPDIESPDDIWNEIVRVTKLPGVTSAPKLQPIETRLVMLQTGMRAPMGIKVKGPDLKSIESFGLELEDILKQAEGVKEQAVFADRIVGKPYLLIDIKRDQLARYGVSIMEVQEILQVAVGGMPLTQTVEGRERYAVRVRYPRELRADPDDLKNIYVPVEKGSPVPLGELVKIRYEQGPQVIKSEDTFLIGYVLFDKLDGFAEVDVVENAQALIQQNIDKGSLVVPQGVSYRFTGTYENQLRAEKTLSVVVPLCLLVIFLILYFQFRSVSTSLMVFTAIAVAFAGGFIMIWLYGQDWFFNFGFFGENLRDLFNMKTINLSVAVWVGFIALFGIATDDGVVMATYLDQSFKSNEPDNKKGIRLAALEAAGKRIRPCLMTTVTTVLALLPVLTSTGKGSDIMIPMAIPIFGGMIIDVTSYFLLPVLYSWKKEYQLKKANR; this comes from the coding sequence ATGCTGAATAAGAGCATTAAATTTCTCATAGAAAACAAACTTGTTGCCGTTCTACTACTTGCCCTATTCGTGGGTTGGGGCGTGGTCAACGCGCCTTTTAATTGGGAAACTGGCTTTCTGCCCACAGACCCAGTTGCCGTTGATGCCATTCCAGACATTGGTGAAAACCAACAAATTGTTTTTACCAAGTGGCAAGGGCGCTCGCCACAGGATATTGAAGACCAAATCACATATCCGCTTACCACTTCCCTTTTGGGTATTCCAGGCGTGAAAACCATCCGTAGTTCTTCGATGTTTGGGTTTTCCAGCATCTATATCATTTTTGAAGAAGATATCGAGTTCTATTGGTCGCGCAGTCGCATTCTTGAAAAACTGAACTCACTTCCTGCAAACCTCTTGCCCGATGGTGTCAACCCATCATTAGGGCCAGATGCCACAGGTCTCGGACAGATATTTTGGTACACATTGGAAGGTCGCGATAAAGATGGCAACGTAACTGGCGGATGGGATTTACAGGAATTGCGTAGCATTCAGGACTATTATGTGAAGTATGGATTATCCTCTGCAAGCGGTGTTTCTGAAGTGGCTTCCATTGGTGGTTATGTTCAGGAATATCAAGTCGATATCGACCCAGAAAAAATGCGTCAATATAATGTAAGTATGGGCGATGTGGTCAAAGCCGTAAAGCAAAGCAATCAGGATATAGGTGCACAAACCCTCGAAATAAATCAAGCCGAATATCTCGTGCGCGGATTGGGCTACGTCAAGTCAATCGCAGACATTGAAAGTGCGGTTGTTGATTCAGAAAACTTTACTTCCATCCGCATTAAAGACGTAGCTAACGTTCATTTGGGTCCTGCTGCCAGACGTGGCATTCTCGATAAGGAAGGTGCCGAAGTCGTAGGTGGTGTCGTAGTCGCTCGCTACGGTGCAAATCCGTTGGAAGTCATCAATAATGTCAAGGCACAAATTGCCGAAATAAGCTCTGGACTTCCAACAAAAACTTTATCAGATGGTCGCACCTCGCAAGTAACCATCGTGCCGTTTTACGACCGTACCGAACTCATACAGGAAACGTTGGGCACGCTCAACGAAGCTTTGACTTTGGAAATCTTGATTACCATTTTAGTCATTATTATTATGGTGTTCAATCTACGTGCATCCATCCTAATTTCGGGATTGTTACCCGTAGCAGTTCTGATGGTTTTTATCACGATGAAGCTCTTTAATGTAGATGCAAACATCGTCGCACTTTCCGGTATTGCCATTGCCATCGGTACAATGGTGGACGTGGGCGTAATACTCGCCGAAAATATGATACGGCACTTGGAAGATGAAAAGCTACGCCTTAATGAAAATGGTAAGGAATACACCACGAACGAAATCATCTACAACGCAACTGCCGAAGTTTCTGGTGCTATTCTGACGGCTGTACTGACGACCATAATCAGCTTCCTACCCGTATTCACAATGATAGGTGCCGAAGGAAAACTGTTCCGTCCGCTTGCCTTTACCAAAACAATGGCACTCACGGCATCGCTTATCATTGCGCTATTTCTCATTCCACCCATTGCGGCATTTCTTTTCCGTAAGACGAGTGTTCGAGAACGTACACAGTATGCCATTAATGGCTTGCTTGTTTTATTGGGAATTCTCGCCATTATTTACGGATTCTGGTTAGGACTAATTCTTATCGCCTTTGCCATCACATCGTTCTTAAAGATTCGTGGTACGCTTTCCAAAAAGCGCAAAAATCTGCTTGATATTATCATTTCATCTATTGCCATCGTAGTTTTATTAGCAGAATACTGGCGACCATTGGGCTTTGACCGAAGCATCGTGATGAACCTGATATTTGTTTCCATCATCTGTTTTGGACTGCTGGGTGTATTCTCGATTTTCAGAATATACTACGAGCGTATTTTACGTTGGGCACTTCAAAACCGGTATCTATTCTTAATCGTTCCCCTTACGGTCCTTACGCTGGGCATCATCATAATGCGAAATACGGGCAAAGAATTTATGCCAGCACTCAATGAAGGTTCATTTCTTTTGATGCCTACATCCTTACCACACGCAGGTGTAGAAGAAAATAAGCGTGTGCTGCAACAGCTCGATATGGCTGTGGCAAGCATTCCTGAAATTGAAACCGTGGTGGGAAAAGCGGGAAGAACCGAAAGCGCACTTGACCCAGCACCACTCTCGATGTATGAAAATGTGATTCAGTATAAATCGGAATATATGCGGAATAGTTCTGGCGAGCGACAACGTTACAAGGTCAATGACGATGGATTATTTGTACTGAAGAATAACAAATTCATTATCAACCCAAACAATGAGATAGATGAAGGCGTCAACTATGCCGAAACATCGCTAAAAACGACTGCTACACGCGAAGACTTGATTGAAGATGACGATGGCGAGTACTACCGAAACTGGCGACCGGACATTGAAAGTCCAGATGATATTTGGAACGAGATAGTTCGAGTAACCAAATTACCAGGCGTTACATCGGCACCCAAGCTGCAACCTATCGAAACACGACTGGTAATGCTACAAACAGGTATGCGCGCACCTATGGGCATCAAGGTAAAAGGTCCCGATTTAAAGTCTATTGAAAGTTTTGGACTGGAATTGGAAGATATCCTAAAACAAGCCGAAGGCGTTAAGGAACAAGCTGTTTTTGCAGACCGAATCGTGGGCAAACCCTACTTGCTCATAGATATTAAGCGAGACCAATTGGCTCGATATGGTGTGTCCATAATGGAAGTTCAGGAAATCCTTCAAGTGGCCGTGGGCGGAATGCCACTCACGCAAACTGTTGAAGGTCGTGAGCGTTATGCGGTGCGTGTGCGTTATCCACGAGAGTTACGGGCAGACCCAGACGACCTTAAAAATATCTATGTTCCAGTGGAAAAAGGTAGCCCTGTACCGTTGGGCGAATTGGTTAAAATTCGATACGAGCAAGGTCCACAAGTCATTAAAAGTGAAGACACTTTTCTAATTGGCTACGTGCTGTTTGATAAACTCGACGGCTTTGCCGAAGTGGATGTGGTAGAAAATGCCCAAGCGCTGATTCAACAAAATATTGATAAGGGTTCGCTGGTCGTACCACAGGGCGTGAGCTATCGTTTTACGGGAACATATGAAAATCAGTTACGGGCAGAAAAAACGCTATCGGTTGTCGTACCGCTTTGTTTGCTCGTCATTTTCTTGATTTTGTATTTCCAGTTCAGGTCCGTCTCTACGTCTCTTATGGTGTTTACTGCAATCGCCGTGGCCTTTGCAGGTGGCTTTATAATGATATGGCTGTACGGGCAAGATTGGTTTTTCAACTTCGGCTTTTTTGGCGAAAATCTGCGGGACTTGTTCAATATGAAAACCATCAATTTAAGTGTGGCCGTTTGGGTAGGTTTTATTGCCCTCTTCGGTATTGCTACGGATGATGGTGTGGTAATGGCCACCTATTTAGACCAATCTTTCAAAAGCAACGAACCAGACAATAAAAAGGGCATTCGTCTCGCCGCTTTGGAAGCCGCAGGTAAACGCATTCGTCCATGTTTAATGACTACTGTAACTACGGTGTTGGCACTACTTCCCGTACTCACATCCACAGGAAAGGGAAGCGATATAATGATACCGATGGCAATTCCCATTTTTGGCGGAATGATAATCGATGTCACGTCCTATTTCCTATTGCCAGTCCTGTACAGCTGGAAAAAGGAATACCAACTTAAAAAAGCAAACAGATGA
- a CDS encoding multicopper oxidase domain-containing protein, which yields MKTLNTILLLFLTSITFAQVGTNGEDRKEEGRNIKEYNLTIEENEITLAGVTANGMTINGGIPGPTLEFNEGDLAIINVTNKMDEETSVHWHGLILPNFYDGVPYLTTPPIKPNTTFQYRIPINQSGTYWYHSHTMLQEQKGVYGSIVIHPKEKTLDYDKDLVVVLSDWTNEKPMNVLRNLKRGNEWYQVKKGTAVPLSRVIKEGALGAQFNFWRDRMEGADIADIYYPAFLSNGKKLAEYPEFKTGEKVRLRFINASASSYYWVDFGGGNPMIVASDGVDVTPEYKNRFLFAIAETYDVIVTIPEGTLEITATAQDGSGSTSIHLGSGKLYPATVIDRPDKVAMMKQMAKMDMKMGAPALVGNKNRNTPEALMQKYGMKMNMDMKDGQMKMENEMNMEMKKDATPMNHKMSTMQKDTASFNYDTRKTYFNYDFLKAKENTTFKTDVPVNEILLNLTGNMQRYVWSMNGVPLSETDKIKIKSDEVTRITLNNLTMMHHPMHLHGHYFRVINENGERSPLKHTVNVPPMQKVVIEFYNEEYGDWFFHCHVLYHMMGGMARVFSYDTPRDERMKPYPVQNLIDETDHYYSWGMLRGGSNFNELLLMSSNIRNEFGLRAEFDYNQNAEIEVNYNRYLNDWVRVYAGVNTETSTPDSYDTFNTVGLVGVKYFTPYRFNVDVSIDHQLRPRIRLDRELLIFPRIFLEGEYEYRADFGWVNELENNKSYEGETQWLIGASYILSRNFSIQGNYNNRYGWGGGLLARF from the coding sequence ATGAAAACACTTAACACAATACTTCTCTTATTCTTAACTTCAATTACATTCGCCCAAGTTGGGACAAATGGTGAAGATAGAAAAGAAGAAGGTCGAAACATAAAAGAATATAACCTTACTATCGAAGAAAATGAAATAACCCTTGCAGGTGTAACCGCAAACGGAATGACAATTAATGGTGGCATTCCAGGTCCTACATTAGAATTTAATGAAGGTGACCTTGCCATTATTAACGTAACCAATAAAATGGATGAAGAAACCTCTGTACATTGGCACGGTTTAATACTTCCTAATTTTTATGATGGTGTGCCTTATTTAACTACGCCACCTATAAAACCAAATACTACATTTCAATATAGAATACCTATAAACCAATCTGGTACATATTGGTATCATTCCCATACGATGTTACAAGAGCAAAAAGGAGTTTATGGCTCAATCGTCATTCATCCTAAAGAAAAGACTTTGGACTACGACAAAGATTTGGTTGTAGTGTTATCTGACTGGACCAACGAAAAACCAATGAATGTGTTGCGAAACCTTAAACGAGGAAACGAATGGTATCAGGTTAAAAAAGGGACAGCAGTACCATTAAGTAGAGTGATTAAAGAAGGTGCACTGGGAGCACAATTTAATTTTTGGCGTGATAGAATGGAAGGTGCAGATATTGCAGACATCTACTATCCTGCGTTCTTGTCCAATGGTAAAAAACTTGCAGAATATCCAGAGTTTAAAACAGGTGAAAAAGTACGACTACGTTTTATCAATGCATCTGCTTCATCTTATTATTGGGTGGATTTTGGTGGTGGTAACCCGATGATAGTTGCGAGTGATGGTGTGGATGTAACACCAGAATATAAAAACCGATTTCTTTTTGCAATTGCCGAAACCTATGATGTCATTGTAACCATTCCAGAAGGCACTTTAGAAATTACTGCCACAGCGCAAGATGGTTCTGGTAGTACATCCATTCACTTGGGTAGCGGAAAATTGTATCCAGCAACTGTAATAGACAGACCAGATAAAGTGGCTATGATGAAGCAAATGGCAAAAATGGATATGAAGATGGGTGCACCTGCTTTAGTGGGAAATAAAAATAGAAATACACCCGAAGCCCTAATGCAGAAATATGGAATGAAGATGAATATGGATATGAAAGACGGACAGATGAAGATGGAGAATGAAATGAATATGGAAATGAAAAAGGATGCGACGCCAATGAATCATAAGATGTCTACGATGCAAAAGGACACCGCTTCATTTAATTATGATACACGTAAAACTTATTTCAATTATGATTTTTTAAAGGCAAAGGAAAACACCACTTTTAAGACTGATGTGCCAGTAAATGAAATTTTACTGAATCTAACAGGTAATATGCAGCGCTATGTTTGGAGTATGAATGGCGTACCACTTTCGGAAACAGACAAAATTAAAATTAAAAGTGATGAGGTTACAAGGATTACCTTAAATAATCTGACAATGATGCACCACCCAATGCACTTGCACGGTCATTATTTTAGGGTGATTAATGAAAATGGAGAGCGTTCACCATTAAAGCACACGGTTAACGTACCACCAATGCAAAAAGTGGTCATCGAATTTTATAACGAAGAATATGGTGATTGGTTCTTTCATTGTCACGTACTATATCATATGATGGGTGGTATGGCAAGAGTATTTAGCTATGATACACCACGAGATGAAAGGATGAAACCTTATCCAGTACAAAACCTAATTGACGAGACAGACCATTACTATTCGTGGGGAATGCTTCGTGGAGGTTCAAACTTTAATGAACTTTTATTGATGTCGAGCAACATCCGCAACGAATTTGGACTACGTGCCGAGTTTGATTATAACCAAAATGCCGAGATAGAAGTGAATTATAATAGATATCTCAATGATTGGGTACGCGTGTACGCAGGCGTAAATACTGAAACTTCAACACCAGATTCTTATGATACATTCAATACTGTGGGATTGGTTGGAGTTAAATATTTCACGCCTTATAGGTTTAATGTGGATGTGAGTATTGACCATCAACTTCGCCCAAGAATACGTCTGGACAGGGAGTTGTTGATTTTTCCAAGAATTTTCTTGGAAGGTGAATATGAGTACAGAGCAGATTTTGGATGGGTCAATGAGTTAGAAAATAACAAATCTTATGAAGGTGAAACTCAATGGTTAATTGGAGCTTCATATATCTTATCCCGCAACTTTTCAATACAAGGAAATTATAATAACAGATATGGCTGGGGTGGCGGTCTTTTAGCCCGATTTTAA
- a CDS encoding heme-binding domain-containing protein translates to MKFLKIIAWLALVALVVIQFFPIILNESDYVPQSDFMVENQVPATIKNRLQVSCYDCHSNNTDYPWYSKIQPAAWFLEDHIQEGKDELNFNEWATYSDRRKNSKLRSIISQIEEDKMPLDSYTLIHKDAILSDEDKRMIIDYMTALKDSLE, encoded by the coding sequence TTGAAGTTTTTAAAAATCATAGCGTGGCTTGCCCTTGTGGCATTGGTAGTGATTCAGTTCTTTCCAATAATCCTGAACGAGAGCGATTATGTACCGCAAAGTGATTTTATGGTCGAAAATCAAGTGCCTGCAACGATAAAAAATCGGTTGCAGGTTTCTTGCTACGATTGCCACAGTAATAATACAGATTATCCGTGGTATAGTAAGATACAGCCTGCGGCTTGGTTTCTGGAAGATCACATACAAGAAGGTAAGGACGAACTTAATTTTAATGAATGGGCAACATATTCAGACCGGCGAAAGAATAGTAAACTTCGGTCTATCATAAGCCAAATCGAAGAAGATAAAATGCCCTTGGATTCTTATACACTCATTCATAAAGATGCAATTCTTTCAGATGAAGATAAGAGGATGATAATAGATTATATGACAGCGTTAAAAGACAGTTTGGAATAA